A region from the Halobacillus mangrovi genome encodes:
- the mnmA gene encoding tRNA 2-thiouridine(34) synthase MnmA: MKDQKDTRVVVGMSGGVDSSVAALLLKQQGYDVVGIFMKNWDDTDENGVCTATEDYEDVIRVCNQLDIPYYAVNFEKQYWDKVFTYFLDEYKAGRTPNPDVMCNKEIKFKAFLDHAMSLGADYLATGHYAQVRENNGKYEMLRGVDQNKDQTYFLNQLSQDVLAKVMFPLGHIDKKEVRKIAEENGLATAKKKDSTGICFIGERNFKEFLSEYLPAQPGNMETLDGEVKGKHDGLMYYTLGQRQGLGIGGAGDPWFVVGKNVKDNILYVGQGFHHDALYSDGLIATKANWTSGQAPEEAFECTAKFRYRQDDSKVTVYPQGDGNYKVMFHEPERAITPGQAVVFYQGEVCLGGATIDTVLKEDTAVTYVG, translated from the coding sequence ATGAAAGATCAGAAAGATACACGTGTCGTTGTTGGAATGAGTGGGGGAGTTGACTCCTCTGTTGCAGCTCTTCTGCTCAAACAGCAAGGATACGATGTTGTAGGTATCTTTATGAAAAACTGGGATGATACGGATGAAAATGGTGTATGTACGGCCACGGAAGATTATGAAGATGTGATCCGAGTATGCAACCAGCTCGATATTCCGTATTATGCTGTTAATTTTGAAAAACAGTACTGGGATAAAGTATTTACCTATTTTTTAGATGAATATAAAGCGGGAAGAACACCAAACCCTGATGTCATGTGTAACAAGGAAATCAAGTTCAAAGCATTTCTTGATCATGCCATGTCTTTAGGGGCCGATTATTTAGCTACAGGCCACTATGCTCAAGTACGTGAAAATAACGGGAAATATGAAATGCTCCGAGGTGTGGATCAGAACAAAGATCAAACATACTTCCTTAATCAGCTTTCCCAAGACGTATTGGCAAAAGTCATGTTCCCGCTCGGTCACATTGACAAAAAGGAAGTACGAAAAATAGCCGAAGAAAATGGGTTAGCAACGGCTAAAAAGAAAGATTCTACCGGGATCTGTTTTATCGGAGAACGTAACTTTAAAGAATTCTTGAGCGAGTATTTGCCTGCACAGCCAGGGAATATGGAAACTCTGGATGGAGAAGTGAAGGGAAAACATGATGGGTTAATGTATTACACGCTTGGTCAAAGACAAGGACTCGGTATCGGTGGGGCAGGAGATCCGTGGTTTGTTGTTGGTAAAAACGTAAAAGATAACATTCTATACGTTGGTCAAGGTTTTCATCACGATGCGTTATATTCAGATGGATTGATTGCTACAAAAGCCAATTGGACTAGCGGACAAGCTCCTGAGGAAGCTTTTGAATGCACGGCGAAATTCCGTTATCGTCAGGATGACAGCAAGGTGACTGTTTATCCTCAGGGAGACGGCAATTATAAAGTAATGTTCCACGAACCTGAAAGAGCGATTACCCCAGGTCAAGCTGTCGTATTCTATCAAGGCGAAGTTTGCCTTGGCGGGGCAACTATTGATACAGTATTAAAAGAAGATACCGCGGTCACTTATGTTGGGTAG
- a CDS encoding replication-associated recombination protein A, protein MSQQPLAFRMRPSNINEIIGQTHLVGEGKTIHRMVKANRLASMILFGPPGTGKTSMATALAKSLHLPFKTLNAVTDKKKDMEIAVEEAKMHGQLVLILDEVHRLDKAKQDFLLPHLESNRLTLIGCTTSNPYHSINPAIRSRCHLFELYRLSSEDIKEAIGRAIRDKEGGLGDLTIEMTDDALEHFAQSANGDLRAALNGVELAAFSTPADEDGTIPINLETAEECMQKKSFSHDKDGDAHYDVLSAFQKSIRGSDVDASLHYLARLIEAGDLDSIARRLVVIAYEDIGLANPQAGPRAIAAVEAAERIGFPEARIPLSVAVTELALSPKSNSAYKALDAALGDIRNGKSGDVPAHLKDSHYKGAADLGRGLDYKYPHNYENAWVNQQYLPDEIKKRTYYEPKSTGKFEQALNQVLQKIKKQKTT, encoded by the coding sequence ATGAGTCAACAGCCGCTCGCATTTCGTATGCGTCCATCTAATATAAATGAAATTATCGGTCAAACCCATTTAGTAGGAGAAGGAAAGACCATTCACCGAATGGTTAAAGCCAACCGTTTGGCTTCCATGATACTCTTTGGACCTCCTGGAACAGGAAAAACTTCTATGGCGACTGCCCTCGCAAAGAGTCTCCACTTGCCGTTTAAAACGTTGAACGCTGTAACTGATAAGAAAAAAGACATGGAGATCGCCGTCGAGGAAGCTAAAATGCATGGTCAGCTGGTACTGATTTTAGACGAAGTACACAGGCTGGATAAAGCGAAGCAGGATTTTCTTCTCCCTCATTTAGAGAGTAACAGACTCACACTAATCGGATGTACGACAAGTAATCCGTATCATTCGATAAATCCGGCTATCAGAAGTCGATGCCACTTATTTGAGCTTTACCGTCTATCGTCAGAAGACATAAAGGAAGCGATTGGAAGAGCGATACGTGACAAGGAAGGCGGTCTTGGGGACCTTACAATTGAAATGACAGATGATGCTCTTGAACACTTTGCCCAGTCTGCCAACGGGGATTTGCGTGCAGCACTTAATGGCGTGGAGCTTGCTGCCTTTTCCACGCCTGCTGATGAAGACGGTACAATTCCAATCAATTTAGAAACAGCGGAAGAATGCATGCAAAAGAAAAGCTTCTCGCATGATAAAGATGGTGACGCCCATTATGACGTTTTATCGGCTTTCCAAAAGTCGATCCGCGGAAGTGATGTTGATGCCTCTCTTCATTACCTGGCACGATTAATCGAAGCTGGAGATCTCGATAGTATAGCTCGGAGACTCGTGGTCATTGCTTATGAAGATATTGGACTCGCTAACCCACAAGCTGGGCCAAGGGCGATTGCTGCTGTTGAAGCAGCTGAACGAATCGGCTTCCCAGAGGCAAGAATTCCTCTTTCCGTTGCTGTAACAGAACTTGCTCTGTCTCCGAAATCGAACAGCGCCTATAAAGCCTTAGACGCCGCTTTAGGTGATATCCGTAATGGAAAAAGCGGAGATGTTCCTGCTCATCTAAAAGACTCTCACTATAAAGGCGCAGCAGACCTAGGACGCGGTTTAGACTATAAATACCCTCACAATTATGAAAATGCATGGGTCAATCAGCAGTATTTGCCAGATGAAATTAAAAAACGAACCTATTATGAACCCAAATCTACAGGGAAATTTGAACAAGCCTTAAATCAAGTCTTGCAAAAAATAAAAAAACAGAAAACCACTTAA
- the aspS gene encoding aspartate--tRNA ligase, which yields MERVKCGSIRKEHIEQEVTLKGWVQKRRDLGGLIFIDLRDRSGLVQVVFNPETSTEALQTAEMVRSEFVLEVVGQVVARDAQTVNENLETGAIEVVAKEVTILNKAKTPPFMIEEQSEVSEDLRLKYRYLDLRRKEMQDTFKLRHQTTQVIRNFLNEEEYLEMETPMLTKSTPEGARDYLVPSRVHEGEFYALPQSPQLFKQLLMMSGFEKYYQIARCFRDEDLRADRQPEFTQVDIETSFLSKEEIMAMTERMMKKVMKEVKGIDVETPFPRMAYEEAMERFGSDKPDTRFGLELVNISEDVQDSGFKVFSGAVASGGQVSALNVEGKADEFSRKDIDKLTEEVKVYGAKGLAWLKVKDGEFNGPIAKFFGEEETSSLKDKLEAKDGDLLLFVADKTSVVHDSLGALRLKLGRQLGLIDESKFNFLWVTDWPLLEYDEEEGRYFAAHHPFTMPVEADLEKLQTNPEDVHAEAYDIVLNGYELGGGSLRIHQKDLQNQMFEVLGFSKEEAEEQFGFLLEALEYGAPPHGGIALGFDRFIMILAGRTNLRDTILFPKTASAADPMTDAPGAVDQKQLDELHLQLKAKKQD from the coding sequence ATGGAACGAGTGAAATGCGGTTCGATACGCAAAGAGCATATAGAGCAAGAGGTGACCTTAAAAGGTTGGGTACAAAAACGACGTGATCTTGGAGGGTTAATCTTCATAGATCTAAGAGACCGTTCTGGATTAGTTCAAGTTGTATTTAATCCTGAAACCTCTACGGAAGCTTTACAAACGGCAGAAATGGTAAGAAGCGAATTTGTTTTGGAAGTCGTTGGTCAAGTCGTTGCTAGAGATGCTCAGACGGTCAACGAAAACCTGGAAACGGGAGCGATTGAGGTAGTTGCTAAAGAAGTTACTATTCTTAACAAGGCCAAGACCCCTCCATTCATGATCGAGGAGCAATCTGAAGTTTCAGAGGATCTCCGTTTGAAATATAGATATTTGGATCTGAGAAGAAAAGAAATGCAGGATACGTTTAAACTTCGTCATCAAACAACGCAAGTCATTCGTAACTTCCTGAACGAAGAAGAGTACCTTGAAATGGAAACCCCGATGTTAACAAAGAGTACACCGGAAGGAGCTCGTGACTATTTGGTGCCAAGCCGTGTACATGAAGGAGAATTTTACGCACTTCCGCAATCCCCTCAGCTGTTTAAACAGCTGCTCATGATGTCAGGGTTTGAAAAGTATTATCAAATTGCTCGCTGTTTCCGAGACGAAGACTTGAGAGCAGATCGTCAGCCCGAATTCACTCAAGTTGATATCGAGACATCATTCTTGTCAAAAGAAGAAATCATGGCAATGACAGAGCGGATGATGAAGAAAGTGATGAAAGAGGTAAAAGGAATCGATGTAGAAACACCATTCCCTCGCATGGCTTATGAAGAGGCAATGGAGCGTTTTGGTTCTGATAAACCTGATACGCGTTTTGGACTTGAATTGGTAAATATCTCTGAAGATGTGCAAGACTCTGGATTTAAGGTCTTCAGTGGCGCTGTAGCTTCAGGAGGTCAAGTTAGTGCTTTAAACGTAGAAGGAAAAGCCGATGAATTTTCCAGAAAAGATATCGACAAACTGACAGAAGAAGTTAAAGTCTACGGAGCTAAAGGTTTAGCATGGTTAAAGGTAAAAGATGGAGAATTCAACGGACCAATCGCCAAATTCTTTGGAGAAGAAGAAACTTCTTCATTGAAAGATAAGCTAGAGGCAAAAGATGGAGATCTTTTATTGTTTGTAGCAGATAAAACGTCCGTGGTTCATGACAGCCTTGGTGCTCTTCGTCTGAAGCTAGGACGCCAGCTAGGACTTATTGATGAATCTAAGTTCAACTTCCTTTGGGTAACAGATTGGCCGTTATTGGAGTATGACGAAGAAGAGGGGAGATATTTTGCAGCTCACCATCCGTTCACTATGCCTGTAGAAGCAGATCTTGAAAAGTTGCAGACAAATCCCGAAGATGTTCATGCAGAAGCTTATGACATTGTATTGAATGGATATGAACTTGGTGGCGGATCTCTTCGTATTCACCAAAAAGATCTTCAGAATCAGATGTTTGAAGTACTTGGCTTCAGTAAAGAGGAAGCAGAAGAACAGTTCGGATTCTTATTAGAGGCACTAGAGTATGGGGCTCCTCCACATGGGGGGATTGCTCTAGGTTTCGACCGTTTCATCATGATTCTTGCTGGACGCACGAATCTTCGTGACACGATCCTGTTTCCTAAAACAGCGTCTGCTGCCGACCCGATGACGGACGCTCCGGGAGCAGTAGATCAGAAACAATTAGATGAACTTCACTTGCAATTGAAGGCAAAAAAGCAAGACTGA
- a CDS encoding YczE/YyaS/YitT family protein, which yields MKRDHINTKRETSLRWSFFLVGLVILGLGISMTMQVKSFGIGPWDVFHYGLFLQFGLTVGTWSIIAGLIIVLVSSLVQKRMPQLGTLLNMVLIGIFIDFFNWIMPEPETLVVQTLVFIFGTMVIALGIGIYVAPGIGAGPRDGLMLIITEATGWKVSTVRNGIEITVAVFGFMLGGPVGIGTVFIAFLLGTFVGYTLPYAKKCLQFLIMKGELYENIYQRPLRSNYND from the coding sequence TTGAAAAGAGATCATATAAACACCAAGAGAGAAACATCTTTGCGATGGAGCTTTTTCCTTGTTGGATTAGTCATTCTGGGACTCGGTATTTCTATGACGATGCAAGTGAAAAGTTTTGGAATAGGACCTTGGGACGTCTTTCACTACGGGTTATTTTTGCAATTTGGATTAACCGTGGGCACCTGGTCAATCATCGCAGGGCTGATCATCGTTCTTGTTAGCAGTTTGGTACAAAAGAGGATGCCTCAACTTGGTACCTTGTTAAATATGGTATTGATCGGGATATTTATTGATTTTTTTAATTGGATCATGCCAGAACCCGAAACATTAGTTGTTCAAACCTTAGTATTTATTTTTGGCACTATGGTTATTGCATTAGGAATTGGGATATATGTTGCTCCAGGAATTGGAGCCGGACCGAGAGACGGTTTGATGCTAATCATTACCGAAGCCACCGGGTGGAAAGTCTCCACAGTTAGAAATGGAATTGAAATAACTGTCGCTGTGTTTGGCTTCATGTTAGGAGGGCCTGTCGGCATCGGCACAGTATTTATCGCATTTTTACTAGGAACATTTGTGGGTTACACCCTTCCTTATGCTAAAAAATGTCTACAGTTTTTAATAATGAAAGGTGAATTGTATGAAAATATCTACCAAAGGCCGTTACGGTCTAACTATAATGATTGA
- a CDS encoding cysteine desulfurase family protein, which yields MAAIYLDHAATSPVHPKVIEAMVPIYQDVFGNPSSVHQYGRKARRILDEARRTIADSIFANEKEIVFTSGGTEADNLAIIGTARANQHKGKHIITTSIEHHATLHAVEYLESEGFDVTYLPVDETGAVRVEDVKASLRDDTILVSIMMVNNETGIIQPIEEIAEAVKNHQAYLHSDIVQAYGQLEVNVKEISVDLLAVSAHKVNGPKGIGYLYVKEGTKIDSLQYGGEQERKRRAGTENIPAAKGFQVAVDVMVSNRETNKEKYARLKQLFLDSLTEEEVEYDINGDKERSVPSIVNVSFTGMNVEALLTNFDLAGIAASSGSACTAGSVEPSHVLSAMYGSENSRTTNSIRFSFGLANDEENVVEAAKKVSQIIKRLS from the coding sequence ATGGCAGCCATATATTTAGATCATGCGGCTACTTCACCTGTGCACCCGAAGGTCATTGAAGCGATGGTGCCGATTTATCAGGACGTCTTCGGCAATCCTTCTAGTGTCCATCAGTACGGTCGAAAGGCACGAAGAATTCTTGATGAAGCAAGACGGACAATAGCTGATAGTATCTTTGCAAATGAAAAAGAAATTGTCTTTACAAGCGGAGGAACTGAAGCTGATAATCTTGCAATTATAGGAACAGCGAGAGCAAACCAGCATAAAGGCAAGCATATTATTACCACATCCATCGAACATCATGCTACATTGCATGCAGTCGAATATCTAGAATCTGAGGGATTTGATGTTACGTACTTGCCAGTAGACGAAACTGGAGCTGTCCGAGTAGAAGATGTTAAAGCTTCTTTACGAGACGATACGATTCTCGTTTCTATTATGATGGTCAATAATGAAACTGGAATCATCCAGCCTATTGAGGAAATAGCGGAAGCAGTAAAGAATCATCAGGCATATCTTCATTCAGATATTGTTCAAGCTTACGGTCAGCTAGAAGTCAACGTAAAGGAGATCTCTGTTGATCTCTTAGCTGTATCAGCGCACAAAGTGAACGGGCCAAAAGGAATTGGCTACCTTTATGTAAAAGAAGGGACCAAAATAGATTCTTTGCAATATGGTGGGGAACAGGAAAGAAAACGACGGGCGGGAACGGAAAACATTCCTGCTGCAAAAGGTTTTCAAGTTGCGGTTGATGTAATGGTTTCGAACAGAGAGACGAATAAAGAAAAGTATGCACGGCTTAAACAGCTGTTCTTGGACAGCCTGACTGAAGAAGAAGTAGAATATGATATAAATGGAGACAAAGAGAGAAGCGTTCCTTCAATTGTGAACGTTAGTTTTACGGGCATGAACGTTGAAGCATTATTAACGAATTTTGATTTGGCAGGAATCGCGGCCTCTAGCGGAAGTGCTTGTACAGCGGGCAGCGTAGAACCTTCCCACGTGTTATCGGCTATGTATGGATCAGAGAATTCGCGGACAACCAATTCGATACGGTTCAGCTTTGGGTTAGCCAACGACGAAGAGAATGTCGTTGAAGCAGCTAAGAAAGTCAGTCAGATCATCAAAAGATTGAGCTAA
- the hisS gene encoding histidine--tRNA ligase: MSINAPRGTQDILPGTSEKWQFVEQQLTDLCRRYHYKEIRTPIFEHTELFQRGVGDSTDIVQKEMYTFEDRGGRSVTLRPEGTASVVRSFVQNKVYGLPNQPTKYFYIGPMFRYERPQQGRQRQFVQFGIEALGSDDPAVDAEVLALAMSSYEELGLKSLKLVLNSLGDQESRETHRKALVNHFDPYRDELCSDCQVRLDQNPLRVLDCKKDREHPAMGKAPSILEYLNEYSKDYFEKVKSFLDVMGIDYVIDPNLVRGLDYYNHTAFEIMSEAEGFGAITTLSGGGRYTGLVQEVGGPETSGIGFAMSIERLLMALEAEGVELPLDEGLDCYMVALGEEAEKAAVRLTYELRKAGVQVDKDYLGKKMKAQFKAADRLGAKYVLVLGDRELEDNVINVKDMTSGEQKEISLEEVVTYMKDQLTGGE; the protein is encoded by the coding sequence ATGAGTATCAATGCCCCTCGAGGAACGCAGGATATCCTGCCAGGTACTTCAGAAAAATGGCAATTTGTTGAACAGCAATTAACGGACTTATGTCGCCGTTATCATTATAAAGAAATCCGTACCCCTATCTTTGAACATACCGAGCTTTTTCAGCGAGGTGTAGGGGACAGTACTGATATTGTTCAAAAAGAGATGTACACCTTTGAAGATCGAGGAGGAAGAAGCGTCACTCTAAGACCAGAGGGTACGGCTTCAGTGGTTCGCTCATTTGTCCAGAATAAAGTATATGGATTACCTAATCAGCCGACCAAGTATTTTTATATTGGCCCGATGTTTCGATATGAGCGTCCGCAACAAGGGAGACAACGTCAATTTGTCCAGTTTGGGATCGAAGCTTTAGGCAGTGACGATCCTGCTGTGGATGCAGAAGTGCTGGCGCTTGCCATGAGTTCTTATGAAGAGCTTGGCTTGAAGTCCTTAAAACTTGTCTTAAACAGCTTAGGAGACCAGGAAAGCAGAGAGACGCACAGAAAAGCATTAGTGAATCATTTCGACCCTTATCGTGATGAGCTTTGTTCGGATTGTCAGGTGAGGCTGGATCAGAATCCATTACGCGTTTTGGATTGTAAAAAAGACCGTGAACATCCAGCAATGGGTAAGGCTCCATCGATACTTGAATATTTAAACGAGTATTCGAAGGACTACTTTGAAAAAGTAAAGTCTTTTCTTGACGTGATGGGAATTGACTATGTCATCGATCCAAACCTCGTTCGAGGGCTTGATTACTATAACCACACCGCTTTTGAGATTATGAGTGAGGCGGAAGGGTTTGGTGCAATCACGACCTTGAGCGGAGGAGGACGCTACACTGGTCTCGTTCAAGAAGTTGGAGGTCCTGAAACATCCGGTATCGGTTTTGCCATGAGTATTGAACGATTACTGATGGCGCTTGAAGCAGAAGGCGTTGAACTTCCTTTAGATGAAGGACTGGATTGTTATATGGTCGCTCTTGGTGAAGAGGCAGAAAAAGCAGCCGTTCGATTGACTTATGAACTAAGAAAAGCTGGCGTTCAAGTTGATAAAGATTACCTTGGCAAAAAAATGAAGGCTCAGTTTAAAGCTGCTGACCGTCTTGGGGCAAAATATGTACTAGTACTTGGAGATCGTGAGCTTGAGGATAATGTGATTAATGTAAAAGATATGACTTCGGGAGAACAAAAAGAGATTTCTCTTGAGGAAGTCGTTACTTATATGAAAGACCAGCTGACAGGAGGCGAATAA
- the cymR gene encoding cysteine metabolism transcriptional regulator CymR — protein MKISTKGRYGLTIMIELARKYGDGPISLKQIARENGLSEHYLEQLIAPLRNASLVKSVRGAYGGYMLTKEPHEITAGDVIRILEGPITPVEGIENEEPAKQALWKRVRDAVKDVLDTTTLEDLKDHVDDQTQDAYMFYI, from the coding sequence ATGAAAATATCTACCAAAGGCCGTTACGGTCTAACTATAATGATTGAATTAGCAAGAAAATACGGGGATGGTCCAATTTCCCTGAAACAAATCGCTAGGGAAAACGGTTTATCAGAGCATTATCTTGAACAATTGATTGCCCCCTTACGAAATGCAAGTCTCGTTAAAAGTGTCCGAGGGGCTTATGGAGGTTACATGCTGACAAAAGAACCTCATGAGATAACAGCCGGGGACGTTATTCGAATTCTTGAGGGACCGATTACTCCAGTAGAAGGTATAGAAAATGAAGAACCAGCAAAGCAGGCATTGTGGAAAAGAGTGCGAGATGCGGTCAAGGATGTATTAGATACGACTACTTTGGAAGACTTAAAAGATCACGTTGATGACCAAACCCAGGATGCTTATATGTTTTATATTTAA
- a CDS encoding tetratricopeptide repeat protein, with translation MDKLKKGIEEMQNHNYEQAARLFTEAIDENPKEPVGYINFGNLLTHMNDYERAERFFNRAIELDEEAATAYYGLGNVYYEQEKYTKAQEQFIHAIQNGLDEADVHFMLGMTFIHQEYVKLALPYLLRAAELAPEDVDIQFQYGLCLAQNGQIDQAQQVMERVLQLENKHSDAYYNLGVVSLHKENPHEALKHFEKALEIQPDHMLAAHAKGQVEQALNE, from the coding sequence ATGGATAAATTGAAAAAAGGTATTGAAGAAATGCAGAATCATAACTATGAGCAAGCTGCCCGTTTATTTACAGAAGCAATCGATGAGAATCCTAAAGAGCCTGTAGGATACATCAATTTCGGGAACCTGTTGACTCACATGAATGACTATGAGCGGGCAGAGCGCTTTTTTAACAGGGCTATTGAGCTCGATGAAGAAGCCGCAACAGCTTATTATGGATTAGGAAATGTGTATTATGAACAGGAAAAGTATACAAAAGCTCAGGAGCAATTTATTCATGCCATTCAAAACGGCCTGGATGAAGCGGATGTTCATTTTATGTTAGGAATGACATTCATTCATCAAGAGTATGTGAAATTAGCCTTGCCTTACTTACTGAGAGCGGCGGAACTTGCTCCAGAAGATGTTGATATTCAGTTTCAATATGGGCTGTGTCTCGCACAAAATGGACAGATTGATCAAGCTCAACAGGTGATGGAACGTGTGCTACAATTGGAAAATAAGCATAGTGACGCCTATTATAACCTTGGAGTAGTCTCACTTCATAAAGAAAACCCTCATGAAGCTCTCAAGCATTTTGAAAAAGCATTGGAAATCCAGCCGGATCATATGCTGGCTGCCCATGCGAAAGGTCAAGTTGAACAAGCGTTAAATGAGTAA
- a CDS encoding RsfA family transcriptional regulator, whose product MPKVRQDAWSHEDDLLLAETVLRHIREGSTQLKAFDEVGDVLNRTSAACGFRWNAEVRQKYEQAVELAKKQRKEKKRKEATQQPVYQEVSHTANYRPEQADEFASHQVEKQEPISYQIPTASNKDQEINLSQVIRYLKDLQKETKVSDSAKEQIAYLENENKALTEQNRQLNRQLESMSEDYQSLIQIMDRARKMVMFDDQEYAKPQFRMEKNGNLENVAR is encoded by the coding sequence ATGCCTAAAGTAAGACAAGATGCTTGGTCTCATGAAGACGATTTATTACTAGCCGAAACTGTTCTCCGTCATATCCGTGAAGGAAGCACTCAATTAAAAGCGTTCGATGAAGTTGGTGATGTGTTAAACCGTACTTCCGCCGCTTGCGGATTCCGCTGGAATGCAGAGGTTCGCCAAAAATATGAGCAAGCTGTTGAACTGGCGAAGAAACAACGCAAAGAGAAGAAAAGAAAAGAAGCGACGCAGCAGCCTGTCTATCAGGAAGTATCTCATACTGCAAATTATCGCCCAGAGCAAGCGGATGAATTTGCTTCCCATCAAGTTGAAAAGCAAGAACCCATCAGCTACCAGATTCCAACTGCTAGCAACAAGGATCAAGAAATAAATCTTTCGCAAGTCATCCGTTACCTTAAAGACTTGCAGAAAGAAACAAAAGTCAGTGACTCTGCAAAAGAGCAGATCGCCTATCTTGAAAACGAGAACAAAGCCTTAACTGAACAAAACCGCCAATTGAACAGACAATTAGAGTCTATGTCAGAGGACTATCAATCTTTGATTCAAATTATGGATCGGGCTCGGAAAATGGTCATGTTCGATGATCAAGAGTATGCCAAACCACAATTCCGCATGGAGAAGAATGGCAACCTCGAGAATGTAGCTCGCTAA